From the Alkalibacter rhizosphaerae genome, one window contains:
- a CDS encoding aconitase X swivel domain-containing protein: MGKIILHGRKVVGGCVEGEALVTTETISGWGGIDPKEGTIIDLRHELAGEKFAGKVLVYQGAKGSSGWSGQFHEARLNNVAPLAMVFNETTTKIALGAVVTRVPAVTDLDQDPTKVIATGDWVKVDGDNGIVEVTKK; this comes from the coding sequence ATGGGAAAAATCATACTGCACGGTAGAAAAGTCGTAGGAGGTTGTGTAGAAGGAGAAGCACTGGTCACTACGGAAACTATTTCAGGTTGGGGAGGGATCGATCCCAAGGAAGGAACCATCATCGACTTGCGGCATGAATTGGCAGGAGAAAAATTTGCAGGAAAAGTGTTGGTTTATCAGGGTGCAAAAGGTTCTTCCGGATGGTCCGGACAATTCCATGAAGCGAGATTGAACAACGTGGCACCACTGGCCATGGTCTTTAACGAGACAACGACCAAGATCGCACTTGGGGCAGTAGTGACGAGAGTCCCTGCCGTCACCGATTTGGATCAGGATCCGACCAAAGTTATCGCTACAGGAGATTGGGTCAAGGTAGATGGAGACAATGGCATTGTTGAAGTGACCAAAAAATGA
- a CDS encoding aconitase X produces MYLRDDEKAMLDGKEGLAVQKAMEMLVRYGEALGAEKLVDTNNVGGYMIADKVQMERFGSFNKVFSELSIDSDTAIEFPKVKVGSCQFETPMDPDYYHLAGKTKEDYDLYQKNMEFLANMGIQLMCTCTPYQVGNVPVKGEHCAWMESSAVVYINSVLGARTNCEGRESTTSAMLTGKIPYWGYHIPENRLGTHLVEVECDIKTAKDWGLLGYYVGKIVQDKVPVINNIKHNPAMDMIKHFGAAAASAGGIEMYHIPGITAEANSLQDAFGKNKPRELITFGKKEKEETYEILNSIGKKTEVDFVMLGCPHYSIDQIWNLCKMIEGKKVKDGVNFWVFAAQSIKDLAVRNGFEKIINDFGGLLMRDCCPALGRFKPEGSTVMATDSAKQGHYLPNMTGIEAWYGSTQECVDAAVTGRWGGKL; encoded by the coding sequence ATGTATTTAAGAGACGATGAAAAAGCAATGCTAGACGGAAAAGAAGGTTTGGCTGTTCAAAAGGCCATGGAGATGTTGGTCCGCTACGGAGAAGCATTAGGTGCTGAAAAGCTTGTGGACACCAACAACGTTGGTGGTTACATGATTGCAGATAAAGTTCAAATGGAACGTTTTGGAAGTTTCAACAAAGTATTTTCCGAGTTGAGCATCGACAGCGATACGGCCATTGAATTTCCGAAGGTAAAAGTAGGTTCCTGTCAGTTTGAAACACCAATGGATCCGGACTACTATCACTTGGCAGGCAAAACAAAAGAAGATTATGATCTTTATCAGAAAAACATGGAGTTTCTGGCCAACATGGGGATCCAGCTCATGTGCACATGCACTCCGTATCAGGTGGGGAATGTTCCTGTAAAAGGGGAGCATTGTGCCTGGATGGAATCTTCTGCCGTTGTATACATCAACAGCGTACTTGGAGCGAGAACCAATTGTGAAGGCAGAGAAAGTACAACGTCTGCCATGCTGACAGGTAAGATCCCATATTGGGGTTATCATATTCCGGAGAATCGGTTGGGGACTCATTTGGTGGAAGTAGAATGTGACATTAAAACAGCGAAAGACTGGGGGCTCTTGGGATATTACGTTGGTAAGATCGTGCAGGATAAAGTGCCTGTCATCAACAACATCAAACATAATCCTGCCATGGATATGATAAAACATTTTGGAGCAGCTGCAGCTTCCGCAGGAGGCATCGAAATGTATCATATTCCTGGTATCACAGCAGAAGCAAATAGCCTGCAGGACGCTTTTGGAAAAAACAAGCCTAGAGAGCTCATCACTTTTGGCAAAAAAGAGAAGGAAGAAACCTACGAAATATTAAATTCCATCGGCAAAAAGACGGAAGTGGATTTTGTCATGCTGGGATGTCCTCACTATTCTATTGATCAAATATGGAATTTGTGCAAGATGATCGAAGGGAAAAAAGTAAAAGATGGTGTGAATTTCTGGGTATTTGCAGCTCAATCCATCAAAGATCTGGCCGTCCGAAACGGGTTTGAAAAAATAATCAATGACTTTGGCGGACTTCTGATGAGAGATTGTTGTCCTGCACTTGGCCGTTTCAAGCCGGAGGGTTCCACGGTCATGGCTACAGACTCTGCGAAGCAAGGACATTATTTGCCCAACATGACAGGCATCGAAGCATGGTATGGTTCGACACAGGAATGCGTGGATGCAGCCGTCACTGGTCGATGGGGAGGTAAACTATAA
- a CDS encoding TRAP transporter large permease, producing the protein MELLISTGLILVLIFMGMSVPFCFLSGSLFYAFLSGASTGGYVSTAFNAHTHGVLAIPLFMIAGTLIEKSGIAKTLIDLGELMLRRFKGGMGATIPVVSAFFGALSGSGTATVTTMGTMLTPRLEELGWDRRYLSAFIAAAGPLGYMIPPNMNAIIYTTVSSASVAALFLATVIPGIIWLALYLIINRLTYKQWYKVPESVEKQTVQSSLNDPALMEPVKKTSSLSIVIDSIPAFLMPVIIMGGIYSGIFSATEAGAVGCLYALIVGIAYYKKIKLRDVFKTFLNTGNSLGSILIMFPMTLMFSRILVVNNVPAMLTEFITGFSTNRLVILLIIDIVLIFAGCFLDVGVLLLVFTPLLLPTASLIGLTQVQLGVMMFVAVGVGTITPPMAMNLFIAGKICDVELKDMLKPLVPFLLFAALPMMFLVTYFPELSLWLPRLVLGAIN; encoded by the coding sequence ATGGAACTCTTAATTTCAACCGGACTGATCCTTGTACTTATCTTCATGGGCATGAGTGTTCCATTTTGCTTTTTGTCAGGATCTTTGTTTTATGCATTTTTATCAGGCGCCAGCACCGGTGGTTATGTATCAACGGCATTCAACGCCCACACTCACGGTGTATTGGCAATCCCTTTGTTTATGATCGCAGGAACCTTGATCGAAAAAAGCGGTATTGCCAAGACCCTCATCGATTTGGGTGAATTGATGCTTCGCCGTTTCAAAGGTGGAATGGGCGCCACCATACCGGTAGTTTCCGCTTTCTTTGGTGCTCTTAGTGGATCTGGAACGGCAACGGTTACGACCATGGGAACCATGTTGACACCGAGATTAGAAGAGCTTGGATGGGATCGACGATATTTAAGCGCATTTATTGCAGCCGCAGGTCCGTTGGGGTACATGATTCCGCCGAATATGAATGCAATCATTTATACTACGGTTTCTTCGGCTTCTGTTGCAGCCTTGTTTCTGGCAACCGTCATTCCGGGGATCATTTGGCTGGCTCTATATCTGATCATCAATCGTTTGACGTACAAGCAATGGTACAAGGTACCCGAATCTGTGGAGAAGCAGACGGTACAAAGTTCATTGAATGATCCTGCTTTGATGGAACCAGTTAAGAAAACATCATCCTTGTCCATCGTCATCGATTCCATTCCAGCCTTTCTTATGCCGGTGATCATCATGGGTGGTATATATTCAGGTATATTCAGTGCTACGGAAGCTGGTGCTGTTGGATGTCTTTATGCACTGATCGTAGGAATTGCCTACTACAAAAAAATCAAACTGCGTGATGTGTTTAAAACATTTTTAAATACAGGAAACTCTTTGGGATCCATTTTGATCATGTTTCCCATGACCTTGATGTTTTCCAGGATCTTGGTCGTCAACAACGTACCAGCAATGCTCACCGAGTTTATAACAGGTTTTTCCACGAATCGATTGGTGATTTTGTTGATCATCGATATCGTTTTGATTTTTGCCGGTTGCTTCCTGGACGTTGGTGTTCTGTTGCTTGTGTTCACACCCTTGCTGCTGCCGACTGCCAGCTTGATCGGACTGACCCAGGTTCAGTTGGGTGTCATGATGTTTGTTGCAGTAGGTGTAGGAACAATTACACCGCCAATGGCTATGAACTTGTTTATTGCGGGTAAGATATGCGATGTCGAATTGAAGGACATGTTGAAGCCCTTGGTACCGTTCCTGTTGTTTGCGGCATTGCCCATGATGTTCCTGGTAACATATTTCCCGGAACTATCCTTGTGGTTGCCGAGACTTGTATTAGGAGCCATTAATTAA
- a CDS encoding TRAP transporter small permease encodes MSRTKEIFERLEKRLYQVVSNLLGIAMIALTGIILVQVFARYVLNVSIGGFEELPLYLMIISVWLAAPFVARRDQHVKIDLLNLVIKNDRVNKFIEAVLRLITTVALSSFFVLCVKFVATSRQYGDVTPGLQIPFWMIQSVLVFSTFMMSFYYILLTIKSFKEAIKWNS; translated from the coding sequence TTGAGTCGAACAAAAGAAATATTTGAGCGATTGGAAAAGCGGCTTTATCAGGTTGTTAGCAACTTGCTCGGGATCGCAATGATTGCTCTGACCGGAATTATTCTGGTTCAAGTATTTGCAAGATATGTTTTAAATGTTTCCATTGGTGGCTTTGAAGAATTGCCATTATACCTGATGATTATTTCTGTTTGGTTGGCAGCACCCTTTGTTGCTAGAAGGGACCAACACGTGAAGATCGACCTGTTGAATCTTGTGATCAAAAACGATAGAGTCAATAAATTTATAGAAGCAGTTTTACGGTTGATCACCACGGTTGCATTATCATCATTTTTTGTTCTTTGCGTAAAATTTGTGGCAACCAGTCGTCAATATGGCGATGTAACTCCAGGACTGCAAATCCCGTTCTGGATGATCCAAAGCGTTCTGGTTTTCAGTACGTTTATGATGTCTTTTTATTACATCTTGCTAACGATCAAAAGCTTTAAGGAGGCAATCAAATGGAACTCTTAA
- a CDS encoding TRAP transporter substrate-binding protein, which translates to MKMKKFLALMVTISLIIGFAGCSGGDSGDGDNGDGGDDGKVYEWKMGTIYNDPVSRPDFNAFGESMQTFIDLVNERSEGRIVITPFYNSVLGASGELYDQMRRGELEVFYGQPMSNIDPRFGVFNLPYIMSDYDQVLELVANPDGELYKLGQELVADNGGHLVSSGASLFRGFFNTKKRVATVDDMEGLKVRTYEDPIVHQFWAGISNAAPMPYSEVYTGLQTNAVDGLEFAATSVVSSKFYEVGKFYSDINWQWTWGANIIISQEKWDELPDDLKQIVSDAAWEAMEVQYELESANTSKAIDELKNNGVEVYNLTDEERATWIDYARSLDETFAEEIGEETVQRVLDAIASLE; encoded by the coding sequence ATGAAAATGAAAAAGTTTTTGGCACTGATGGTAACGATTTCATTGATCATTGGTTTTGCTGGGTGCTCTGGAGGAGATTCTGGAGATGGCGACAATGGTGATGGAGGAGACGACGGCAAGGTATACGAATGGAAAATGGGCACCATCTACAACGATCCGGTTTCCAGACCGGATTTCAACGCATTTGGTGAATCCATGCAGACATTCATTGATTTGGTAAATGAACGAAGTGAAGGAAGAATTGTGATCACCCCATTCTACAATTCCGTTTTGGGTGCTTCCGGAGAATTGTACGATCAAATGCGAAGAGGAGAGTTGGAAGTATTTTATGGCCAGCCTATGTCCAACATCGATCCTAGATTTGGCGTATTCAATCTGCCATATATCATGAGCGATTATGATCAAGTGCTTGAGTTGGTTGCAAATCCAGATGGAGAGCTGTACAAGCTGGGACAAGAACTTGTTGCGGACAATGGAGGACACCTGGTCAGTTCAGGAGCTTCCCTGTTTAGAGGATTCTTCAATACGAAAAAAAGAGTGGCAACTGTTGACGATATGGAAGGTTTGAAAGTTCGTACATATGAAGATCCAATCGTTCATCAATTTTGGGCTGGAATCTCCAACGCAGCTCCCATGCCTTACAGTGAAGTGTACACCGGATTGCAGACAAATGCTGTAGACGGATTGGAATTTGCTGCTACATCTGTTGTCTCTTCGAAATTTTACGAAGTTGGAAAGTTTTATTCCGACATCAACTGGCAGTGGACCTGGGGTGCCAACATCATCATCAGCCAGGAAAAATGGGATGAGCTGCCAGACGATTTGAAGCAGATCGTATCCGATGCAGCATGGGAAGCCATGGAAGTTCAATACGAGTTGGAGTCGGCTAACACGAGCAAAGCAATTGATGAGTTGAAAAACAACGGCGTAGAAGTGTATAACCTGACGGACGAAGAAAGAGCTACCTGGATCGACTACGCACGATCTTTAGATGAAACTTTTGCAGAAGAAATAGGGGAAGAGACAGTTCAAAGAGTACTGGATGCCATAGCAAGTCTGGAGTAG
- a CDS encoding LysR family transcriptional regulator: protein MMDFMQIKYFILVAQYSSFSKAANDAYTTQSNVSKQIAHLEEELGVKLFERNTRQVQLTPQGAYFYKEINRLLNHLDDIVKNVKTMDVNRSGTLKVGLHGQLAMDIIAPGLFYLFQDRYPDIDLQIVSMGFKNLRANLLNETLDVILTFSFEQQNNKSISHFVVSRSTPRIYYLKELFEDRTPIFEDFKQMPLVSLDNEESKPAIAYIDEICKINQLEFKNHIRINSMETMKFYLESGLGVAILGCSYQIANSKKLGYIDIPKVPYLIGTDAIWVKNNMNPALELFVDVLKECICDKNTKDQSLST from the coding sequence ATGATGGATTTTATGCAGATCAAATACTTCATACTGGTGGCCCAATACTCCAGCTTTTCCAAAGCTGCCAATGATGCCTATACGACCCAGTCCAACGTCAGCAAGCAAATCGCCCATCTGGAGGAAGAATTGGGTGTCAAACTTTTTGAAAGAAATACCCGTCAAGTCCAGTTAACTCCACAGGGTGCATATTTTTATAAAGAGATCAACCGCTTGCTCAATCATCTCGATGATATTGTCAAAAACGTTAAAACTATGGATGTGAACCGCAGTGGAACCTTAAAAGTCGGCCTACATGGTCAATTGGCCATGGATATCATCGCACCAGGCCTATTCTATCTGTTTCAAGACCGCTACCCGGATATCGATTTGCAGATCGTCAGCATGGGCTTTAAAAACTTGCGGGCAAACCTGCTCAACGAAACATTGGACGTGATCCTGACCTTTTCCTTCGAACAACAAAACAATAAGAGCATCAGCCATTTTGTCGTGTCCCGATCCACACCCAGGATCTATTACCTGAAAGAGCTATTCGAAGATCGAACCCCAATTTTTGAGGATTTTAAACAGATGCCCTTAGTCAGTTTGGATAATGAAGAATCAAAGCCGGCAATCGCTTACATTGATGAAATATGCAAGATCAATCAATTGGAATTCAAAAATCACATTCGCATCAACTCCATGGAAACCATGAAATTCTATCTGGAGTCCGGGCTCGGCGTTGCCATATTGGGTTGCAGCTATCAGATCGCCAACAGCAAGAAGTTAGGATATATCGACATTCCAAAAGTACCCTATTTGATCGGTACCGATGCCATCTGGGTCAAAAACAACATGAATCCTGCCCTTGAATTATTCGTTGATGTTCTCAAAGAATGCATTTGCGATAAAAACACTAAAGACCAATCTCTGTCTACGTAA
- a CDS encoding SHOCT domain-containing protein, giving the protein METRKILYSDQAIQFDHEAKQLYLTDLKKSIPYKDIQSYRKIEKKGSMGKGGIARAFSSTIFGEQNFIVTSLYLEIQTESETFHLEFIQTPLRSNSVMVSKIQKKNDEVLAQLNVACPSLGNPDPSENSPSYIDELRKLKELLDEGILTAEEFDEQKKHILSTSKK; this is encoded by the coding sequence ATGGAAACAAGAAAAATACTTTATAGCGATCAGGCCATCCAATTCGACCATGAAGCAAAACAACTTTATCTGACGGATTTGAAGAAATCCATTCCTTACAAGGATATTCAATCTTACCGTAAGATCGAGAAGAAGGGTTCCATGGGAAAAGGTGGTATCGCAAGAGCTTTTTCATCCACTATCTTTGGAGAACAAAATTTCATTGTTACTTCATTGTATTTGGAGATCCAGACAGAATCGGAAACATTTCACCTGGAATTCATCCAAACACCGCTGCGATCAAACTCGGTCATGGTCTCAAAAATACAAAAGAAAAACGATGAAGTTCTGGCGCAACTGAATGTTGCATGTCCCTCACTAGGCAATCCCGATCCTTCGGAAAACTCACCTTCCTACATCGACGAACTAAGAAAACTAAAAGAACTCTTGGATGAAGGGATCCTCACTGCCGAGGAATTCGATGAACAGAAAAAACATATTTTGAGTACCTCCAAAAAATAA
- a CDS encoding class II aldolase/adducin family protein has protein sequence MYENEKREVIKAGITMDRYGLIALSGGNVSVRMPNNDILVTPSGMIYEEMVVDDVLVVDLEGNVLEGTRKPSVDTKALLYIFKKRPEINAVVHTHQPYATAVGLVQDELPCVLTTLANTTKGSVKVAKYSSAASLDMGIDTVEAIGDRLAIILKHHGVVAIGKSLKEALYASIYLEEAAKTYIAAKTVGDVAVLDQEQVDQAVEVFKYYGQGTADLPEELTMTR, from the coding sequence ATGTATGAAAATGAAAAGCGGGAAGTGATCAAAGCAGGAATCACCATGGACCGTTATGGCTTGATTGCTTTAAGTGGTGGAAATGTAAGCGTTCGTATGCCCAACAATGACATTCTTGTTACTCCTTCCGGAATGATCTACGAAGAAATGGTGGTTGACGATGTTCTAGTCGTGGACTTGGAGGGAAATGTGTTGGAAGGAACTAGAAAACCTTCTGTTGATACAAAAGCATTGCTGTATATCTTCAAAAAACGGCCAGAAATCAATGCGGTGGTCCATACCCACCAGCCTTATGCAACGGCTGTGGGACTTGTGCAGGATGAACTGCCTTGTGTGCTGACTACTTTGGCAAACACCACCAAAGGATCGGTAAAGGTAGCAAAGTATAGCTCTGCGGCAAGTTTGGACATGGGCATCGACACGGTAGAAGCCATTGGAGATCGTCTAGCGATCATTTTGAAACATCACGGCGTTGTTGCCATAGGAAAGAGCTTGAAAGAGGCGCTTTACGCAAGCATTTACTTGGAAGAGGCTGCAAAAACGTATATAGCAGCCAAGACCGTTGGTGATGTCGCAGTTTTAGACCAGGAACAAGTAGACCAGGCTGTAGAAGTTTTCAAGTATTACGGACAAGGTACAGCGGATTTACCGGAAGAACTAACAATGACAAGATGA
- a CDS encoding PTS galactitol transporter subunit IIC encodes MVDVILSFFQFISNLGPSVMMPIIMLILGLALGAPFGKSLRAGLTVGVGFIGLGLVTGLLGGSLGPAVQEMVARYGLKLDAVDIGWVASAAIAFASQVGTFIIPIGITINVVMLLTKTTQTINVDIWDYWHFAFTGAIVQSYTGSIWMGIAAAALNMVIIMILGDWTAPGLEKYNGLPGISLPHGFTTAFVPFAYLFCGIIDKIPGLSNVKVDMEKIQRRLGVFGEPILIGLVFGIVIGIIAGYDVFGVTTLGMSLAACLVLIPKMAALLMEGLIPVSDAAQVFIEKRIKGGGKIYIGLDSAVGIGHPICMTSALILVPVSILLAVLLPGNRVLPFADLAVIPWMFVLFIPAAKGDFMRSLVSGFFTLIIMLYMGTDMVDTFVKAAVAADPASYAAAGNFSSLCDGSNPMTWAFFRMSGLGWLGIGVIAAIGVAMAVYNRKKIIKEANEMASADIAA; translated from the coding sequence GTGGTTGACGTAATTTTAAGTTTTTTTCAGTTTATTTCTAATCTAGGCCCATCCGTTATGATGCCTATCATCATGTTGATTCTTGGTTTGGCTCTAGGAGCACCTTTTGGTAAATCTTTGCGTGCAGGTTTGACTGTTGGTGTTGGTTTCATAGGTTTGGGCCTAGTCACAGGTCTTCTTGGAGGCAGTCTTGGACCGGCAGTTCAAGAAATGGTAGCCAGATATGGCTTGAAACTGGACGCTGTGGACATTGGTTGGGTGGCATCGGCAGCAATCGCCTTTGCTTCTCAAGTAGGAACTTTTATCATTCCGATCGGTATCACGATCAACGTGGTCATGTTGCTGACAAAAACAACACAGACCATCAACGTGGATATCTGGGATTACTGGCATTTTGCATTTACAGGAGCAATCGTTCAGAGTTATACCGGAAGCATTTGGATGGGTATTGCAGCGGCAGCTTTGAACATGGTCATCATTATGATCCTGGGAGACTGGACTGCACCCGGGTTGGAGAAATACAATGGATTACCCGGTATTTCTTTACCGCATGGTTTTACAACCGCATTCGTTCCATTTGCATATCTCTTCTGTGGGATCATCGACAAAATCCCTGGATTGAGCAATGTAAAAGTGGATATGGAAAAAATCCAAAGAAGACTGGGTGTTTTCGGAGAACCCATATTGATTGGTTTGGTTTTTGGTATCGTTATTGGAATCATTGCCGGATATGATGTATTTGGTGTAACAACGCTTGGAATGAGCTTGGCGGCTTGTTTGGTGTTGATCCCCAAAATGGCAGCATTATTGATGGAAGGATTGATCCCTGTATCCGATGCAGCACAAGTATTTATTGAGAAGAGAATCAAAGGTGGCGGTAAGATCTACATCGGTTTGGACTCTGCAGTAGGTATCGGTCATCCGATCTGTATGACGAGTGCTTTGATCTTGGTACCTGTCAGTATATTATTGGCTGTTTTACTGCCTGGCAACCGAGTGCTGCCATTTGCTGACCTTGCTGTTATTCCTTGGATGTTTGTTTTGTTCATCCCGGCGGCAAAAGGTGATTTCATGAGAAGTTTGGTTTCCGGATTCTTTACGCTGATCATTATGCTTTACATGGGTACGGACATGGTGGATACGTTTGTTAAAGCCGCTGTGGCAGCAGACCCTGCATCTTATGCAGCGGCCGGAAACTTCTCCAGCTTGTGCGATGGATCCAACCCGATGACGTGGGCCTTTTTCCGAATGTCCGGGCTTGGTTGGCTGGGAATCGGTGTCATTGCAGCAATAGGAGTGGCAATGGCGGTATATAACAGAAAGAAAATTATAAAAGAAGCCAACGAGATGGCAAGTGCTGATATAGCTGCTTAA
- a CDS encoding PTS sugar transporter subunit IIB, which produces MANNKIKKILISCGTGVVTSTLATKRLSELLDKRGYAGKYQTTQYKIAELASKDSGFDVIVHTTTVPSFLTTPTVNALPLVTGVGMDKVADQVIEILWPEDK; this is translated from the coding sequence ATGGCGAACAACAAAATCAAAAAAATCTTGATCTCATGCGGTACTGGAGTTGTAACATCAACATTGGCAACGAAGCGTCTTTCCGAATTGTTGGACAAACGTGGATATGCCGGCAAGTATCAAACAACGCAATACAAGATTGCGGAACTGGCATCAAAAGATAGTGGGTTCGATGTGATCGTTCACACGACGACAGTGCCCAGTTTTTTAACGACACCTACCGTCAATGCTCTACCACTGGTTACCGGTGTTGGTATGGACAAAGTAGCAGATCAGGTCATTGAAATTCTCTGGCCGGAAGACAAGTAG
- a CDS encoding PTS sugar transporter subunit IIA, whose translation MELLKERVREDLVFLNVKGETSADVLRFISDELSKRQIVKETFYDALIQREKEFPTGLPIGEINVAIPHTYPDHINEVAVTIAILDKPVTFRNMGDPTQNVDVSIVLCMTMKKLDDNVKLLPELIGYFADENHLKQLLECKTPKAVIDLITH comes from the coding sequence ATGGAATTGCTTAAAGAAAGAGTTCGTGAAGACTTAGTATTTTTGAATGTAAAAGGAGAAACATCAGCGGATGTCTTGCGCTTTATATCCGATGAACTGAGTAAACGGCAAATAGTGAAAGAGACCTTTTACGATGCATTGATCCAAAGAGAAAAAGAGTTTCCCACAGGACTACCCATTGGCGAGATCAACGTAGCCATTCCTCATACATATCCAGATCATATCAATGAAGTGGCGGTCACCATCGCCATTTTGGACAAACCGGTAACTTTTCGAAACATGGGAGACCCCACCCAGAATGTGGATGTTTCCATCGTGCTCTGCATGACAATGAAAAAGCTTGACGACAACGTCAAGCTACTACCAGAACTGATAGGTTATTTTGCGGATGAAAATCATTTGAAACAACTGCTGGAGTGTAAAACGCCGAAGGCAGTCATCGATTTGATCACTCACTGA